A stretch of the Polluticoccus soli genome encodes the following:
- a CDS encoding c-type cytochrome gives MRPLIAKSLIITGLVTAMTVAQTSAYFKDDNKGVTTRNLRELPKNISHDELIAIMRNISVALGVKCGYCHVETPGQFTPEGHPVTNFASDDKVTKRIARRMMRMTKDINEKLDDMGDHEFETIQCATCHRGHQHPSEGLDSMFRSPAGAPSRR, from the coding sequence ATGCGTCCTCTTATAGCAAAATCACTGATCATCACAGGTTTAGTTACTGCGATGACTGTAGCACAAACCTCAGCCTATTTTAAAGACGACAACAAAGGCGTCACTACCAGGAACTTGAGGGAATTGCCTAAGAATATCTCGCATGATGAACTGATAGCTATCATGCGTAATATCAGCGTGGCGCTAGGCGTCAAGTGTGGCTATTGTCATGTGGAAACACCTGGGCAGTTTACACCCGAGGGGCATCCGGTTACCAATTTTGCTTCAGATGATAAAGTGACAAAACGCATTGCGCGCCGCATGATGCGGATGACCAAAGACATCAATGAGAAGCTTGATGATATGGGCGATCATGAGTTCGAAACCATCCAATGTGCTACGTGCCACAGGGGGCATCAACACCCGTCTGAGGGGCTTGATTCTATGTTTCGTAGCCCGGCCGGTGCACCGTCAAGGAGATAG